The Cellulosimicrobium sp. ES-005 genome segment CGTGAACTCCACGTTCTGCCCCGCCGTGAGCCGGACGGCCGAGCGACCCGACGCCTCGGCCTCGATCGTGTACGCGTCGCGTCCCGGGCCGATGACCGTCCCGGTCGTCACGGCGTTCTCGGCCTCCTGCTCGAGGAACGGGACGGCCGCGCCGCGTCCCTCGATGAGCGCCGGGTCGACGGCGGCCCGGGTCACGACGGCGGGCGCCGGCAGCTGGGGCTTGCCGTGGGCGAGGGCCGACGACGCGGTGCCCGCCACGAGCGTGAGGGCGACGGCCGTGGCGGCTGCGACCCGGGCGCGTCGCCGCGCCACGGGGTGATATGTGCTGCGAATCATCGTTGACCCGTCTTCTCTCGGGAGGCGGTCGGCCTCCGTGCTCACCGGAGGGTGTGCTGACCTCCGGGCCGCTGCGCAGCCGCACCTCCGCGCAGGGTCGTTCGTGCCGAACACTAGAGCGACGTCGATGCGAGCACAAGACTCTGTAGCGATATTGCGATCGTTCGTCTACTTTTTGCGTCGGGTCCTGCCCGTTGGTCGGCGGAGCGCGAGCCGTGGACATCGGCGGGCCACGTGTCTACCTTGGGTAGACGAGCGGTTCTGCCACGGTAGAAAGGTGCCCATGAGCCTCAACATCAAGAACGAGCGCACGCACGCGCTGGTGCGCCGGCTCGCGGAGACCACGGGCCAGTCGCAGACGAGCGCGATCGAGGAGGCCGTCCAGCACCGTCTCGACGAGGTGCTCGAGTCCCGGTCGAGGGGCGACGAGGCCGTCGCCGCCCGACGCGCCGAGATCGCCCGGCTTCTCGACGAGATCCGCGTCGACCTCGACGTCGATGACGTGCGCGCAGCCGAGGCGACGCTCTACGACGAGAGCGGTCTCCCTCGGTGATCGTCGACACGTCCGCGCTCGTCGCCATCGTCCTGGACGAGCCGGGCGCCGACACGCTCTCCGAGATCCTGCTCGCGGCCAGCCGTCCGCGCATGGCCGCCCCGACCCTCGTCGAGCTCTACGCCGTCCTGGACAGCCGATCGTCCCCGGCGCAGCGCCGCCGGCTCGACGCCCTCCTCGAGCTGTACGGGATCGAGGTCGAGCCCTTCACGGCCGAGCACGCCGAGATCGCCCGCGAGGCGTACCGCGAGTTCGGCCGGGGCAGCGGCCATCCGGCGCGCCTGAACCTCGGCGACTGCTTCGCGTACGCGCTGGCCGCGGCGACGCGCGACCGGCTCCTCTTCGTCGGCGACGGTTTCTCGCGCACCGACCTGCGCCCCGCGCACGAGGCCGCACCGCCGGCCTGAGCCGGGTCCGCGCGCCGCGCTCGACTCCGGACGACGCGCGGACCTGCACCGCGCCCGGTACGGTCGCCGCGTGAGCCGCCTCGGAGCCAGGACGCGTGCCTCCGCCGCCGCCGCGGGGGAGAGGGTCCCGCCGTGGGTCTCCGTCACGCTCGGCGTCGTGTGCGCGGTCGTCGGCGCGGTCCTCGTCCTGCGGCCGTTCGCGTCGCTCGCGCTGCTGGTGGTCGCGGTCGTCGTCGGAGCCGTCGTCCTCGGCGTCACGGAGCTCGTCGGGGGCCGGTCACCCGAGCGGCCCGACGACCCCGGTGCGCCGCAGTCTCCGCGGTGGCCGCACGTCGCGCGCGGCCTGCTGTTCCTCGCGCTCGCGGTGGCGGTCGTCGTGTGGCCGGCGGCGTCGATCGTCGTCGTGGCGGTCCTCGTCGGCGTCGGGCTCGTCGTCGCGGGCGTCCTGGACGGGTTCGAGGGGGCCCGGTCGGCCGGCGTCGACCGCTGGACGCGCGTCGCGCTCGGCATGGCCTCGGTGGTGCTGGGCGTCCTGGCCCTCGCGTGGCCGGACGTCACGGTGCTCGTCGTCGCGGTGGTCTTCGGCGCGCGCGTCGTGGTCCTCGGCGTCCGCCTCGTCGTCGCCGGGGTCCGCCGCGCTCGCGGGCCGGCGGGACCGTCCGGCGCCACCGACGGTGCCGTGCCCGGCGGCGGGGGAGGCGCGCCCGCGGCGCCCGGCACGTCCGAGCCTCGCCGCCACGGCCGGGTGGCGCTCGTCGGCGCGGTCCTCGCGGTGGTCGCGGCCGGCGCGCTCGCGGCCGTCAGCGTCGGGCTGCACCGTGCGGCGCCGCAGGTCGACGCGTTCTACGACCCGCCCGCGTCCGTCCCGGGCGAGCCCGGTCGGCTCCTGCGCGCGGAGGCGTTCACGCGCGAGATCCCCGACGGTGCGACGGCGTGGCGCATCCTCTACACGACCACCCGCGACGAGGGCGAGCCCGCGGTGGCGAGCGGGATCGTCGTCGTGCCGGACGCCCTCCGGGACGACGCCGCGCCGCCCGTGATCGCGTGGGCCCACGGCACGACGGGCTTCGCCCGCGGCTGTGCGCCGTCGGTCCTCGCCGAGCCGTTCGAGTCCGGCGCGTTCTTCCTGCTCGACGACGTCCTCGCGCACGGCTGGGCGCTCGTCGCCACGGACTACGTGGGCCTGGGTACCGACGGCCCGCACCCGTACCTCGTCGGGCAGGGCGAGGCGCGGTCCGTGCTCGACGCCGTCCGCGCCGCGCGGGAGCTGGACGGCGCGACGCTCGGCGAGCAGACCGTCGTCTGGGGACACTCGCAGGGCGGCCACGCCGCGCTGTGGACCGGGGCCGTCGCCCCGGAGTACGCGCCCGACGTCCCCCTCGCGGGCGTCGCCGCGCTCGCGCCCGCGAGCGACCTCACCGGCCTCGTGCCCCACCTGGAGAACGTCGCGGGCGGCAGCGTCTTCGCGTCGTTCGTCGTGGAGGCGTACGACGCGATCTACCCGGACAGCGACGCGGCGGGGTACGTCCGGCCCGGTGCGCGGTTCGTCGTGCGGGAGATGGCGTCGCGCTGCCTGTCGGAGCCGAGCGCGCTCGTCTCGGTCGCGGAGGCCCTGTCGATGGACCAGCCGCTGTGGACGACCGACCCGACGACCGGCCCGCTCGGCGAGCGCCTGGCCGAGAACGTGCCGACGGGTCCGGTCGCCGCGCCGCTGCTCGTCGCCCAGGGGGCTTCCGACACGCTGATCCTCCCGACGGCGCAGGAGGCGTACGTCGGCGCGCGGTGCGCGGCCGGGCAGCCGGTCGACTACCGCACCTACCAGGGCCGGGACCACGTCGGGCTCGTGCAGGCGGACTCGCCCGCGGCGACGGACCTCGTGCGGTGGACCGAGGCGCGGCTCGCGGGCGAGCCGCCGACCCCGACGTGCGCCGCCGGGTGACCGGTCCTCAGGGAGCGACCAGACCGCCGTCGGGCGCGCGTACGCCCGCGGCCCACGCGTCGTGGCCCGCGAGGTCCGCGGGGTAGCGGGCCGCGGCGCGCTCGTCGAGGTCGACGCCGAACCCGGGCGCGTCGTGCGGGCGCAGCCAGCCGTCCACGATCCGCAGCATGCCGGGGAAGACCTCGTGCACGGCGTCGGAGTACACGTGGCCCTCCTGGATGCCGAACGCGGTCGACGTGACGTCGAGCGCGACGTTCGCCGCCGCGCCCACCGGGGAGGTGTCGCCCGGCGCGTGCCAGGCCGTGCGCACCCCGACCAGCTCGGCGGCGGTCGCGAGCGCCCGGCCCGCGCTGAGCCCCCCGATCGCGCTGATGTGGCACCGGATCAGGTCGACGCCGCCACCGAGGACGAGCCGGGCGGCGTCGGGGAACGACGTCGCGAGCTCGCCGACCGCGATCGGCACCGGTGACGCCGCGCGCACCTCGGGCAGGCGGTCCCAGTGCTCCGGCGCGAGGACGTCCTCGAGGAAGAACGGGCGGTACGGCTCGAGGGCTCGCGCGAGCATCACGGCCTGCTTGGGGGTGAGGCGCGAGTGGACGTCGTGCAGCAGCTCGACCTGCTCGCCGAGCGCCTCGCGGGCGGCGGCGAAGAGCCGGGGCGTGCGGCGCAGGTACTCCTCGACGCTCCACCCGCGCGGGTTGGGCGCGGCGGGGTAGCCCGGCTCGGGGTCGGCGGCCGTGCCGTAGTGGCCGATGCCCGGCTGGCCGGTCTGGATGCGCACGTGCCGCCACCCGGCGTCGACGATCCGGTGCGCGTCGTCGATCGTCTCCTCGACGGTGCGCCCGCTCGCGTGGAGGTACGTGTCGGCGGCGTCGCGCACCTTGCCGCCCAGCAGCTCGTGCACCGGCATGCCCGCGCGCTTGCCGGCGATGTCCCACAGCGCCATGTCGAGCCCGCTGATCGCGTTGTTCCCCACTGGCCCCTCGCGCCAGTACGGCGCGAGGCGCACGAGGCGCACCAGGTCGCCGACGTCGCCGGGGTAGCGACCGACGACGATCCGCTCGAGGTGCTGCTCCACGTACGCGGCCACCGCGTGCCAGCGCTGCGTGTACGTCGCGCACCCGAGCCCGTAGAGGCCGGGCACGTTCGTGTCGACGCGCACCACGACGAGCGGGATGCCGTCCGGCGCCGTGACGATCGCGCGCACGCCCGTGATGCGCGTGCCGTCGC includes the following:
- a CDS encoding type II toxin-antitoxin system VapC family toxin encodes the protein MIVDTSALVAIVLDEPGADTLSEILLAASRPRMAAPTLVELYAVLDSRSSPAQRRRLDALLELYGIEVEPFTAEHAEIAREAYREFGRGSGHPARLNLGDCFAYALAAATRDRLLFVGDGFSRTDLRPAHEAAPPA
- a CDS encoding lipase family protein yields the protein MSRLGARTRASAAAAGERVPPWVSVTLGVVCAVVGAVLVLRPFASLALLVVAVVVGAVVLGVTELVGGRSPERPDDPGAPQSPRWPHVARGLLFLALAVAVVVWPAASIVVVAVLVGVGLVVAGVLDGFEGARSAGVDRWTRVALGMASVVLGVLALAWPDVTVLVVAVVFGARVVVLGVRLVVAGVRRARGPAGPSGATDGAVPGGGGGAPAAPGTSEPRRHGRVALVGAVLAVVAAGALAAVSVGLHRAAPQVDAFYDPPASVPGEPGRLLRAEAFTREIPDGATAWRILYTTTRDEGEPAVASGIVVVPDALRDDAAPPVIAWAHGTTGFARGCAPSVLAEPFESGAFFLLDDVLAHGWALVATDYVGLGTDGPHPYLVGQGEARSVLDAVRAARELDGATLGEQTVVWGHSQGGHAALWTGAVAPEYAPDVPLAGVAALAPASDLTGLVPHLENVAGGSVFASFVVEAYDAIYPDSDAAGYVRPGARFVVREMASRCLSEPSALVSVAEALSMDQPLWTTDPTTGPLGERLAENVPTGPVAAPLLVAQGASDTLILPTAQEAYVGARCAAGQPVDYRTYQGRDHVGLVQADSPAATDLVRWTEARLAGEPPTPTCAAG
- a CDS encoding type II toxin-antitoxin system VapB family antitoxin, yielding MSLNIKNERTHALVRRLAETTGQSQTSAIEEAVQHRLDEVLESRSRGDEAVAARRAEIARLLDEIRVDLDVDDVRAAEATLYDESGLPR
- a CDS encoding enolase C-terminal domain-like protein produces the protein MTDAPLSTVHPVDPAFANPWPARDGTRITGVRAIVTAPDGIPLVVVRVDTNVPGLYGLGCATYTQRWHAVAAYVEQHLERIVVGRYPGDVGDLVRLVRLAPYWREGPVGNNAISGLDMALWDIAGKRAGMPVHELLGGKVRDAADTYLHASGRTVEETIDDAHRIVDAGWRHVRIQTGQPGIGHYGTAADPEPGYPAAPNPRGWSVEEYLRRTPRLFAAAREALGEQVELLHDVHSRLTPKQAVMLARALEPYRPFFLEDVLAPEHWDRLPEVRAASPVPIAVGELATSFPDAARLVLGGGVDLIRCHISAIGGLSAGRALATAAELVGVRTAWHAPGDTSPVGAAANVALDVTSTAFGIQEGHVYSDAVHEVFPGMLRIVDGWLRPHDAPGFGVDLDERAAARYPADLAGHDAWAAGVRAPDGGLVAP